From one Marmota flaviventris isolate mMarFla1 chromosome 1, mMarFla1.hap1, whole genome shotgun sequence genomic stretch:
- the LOC114107473 gene encoding olfactory receptor 7G2-like, whose amino-acid sequence MEPRNHTAVSEFLLLGLTDDPALQPLIFSLFLSMYLVTILGNLLIILAVSSDPHLHTPMYFFLSNLSLTDICISTTTIPKTLVNIQTHTQSISYSGCLSQVCFVLIFGGLESCLLAVMAYDRYVAICHPLRYPTIMNPCLCVLLVLLCLLVTTMNALLHTLTVLRLSFCTDLGIPHFFCELVQLIKLACSDTLINNLLIYSVTSLFAGIPLSGIIFSYTQIVSSVLKMPSMDGRYKAFSTCGSHLLVVSLFYGTAFGVYMSSAVTDSSIKNVVASMMYMVVPQMLNPFIYSLRNREMKGALRHLISGRPSLGLCHLLWV is encoded by the coding sequence ATGGAACCCAGAAACCACACAGCTGTTTCAGAATTCCTTCTCCTGGGACTGACAGACgacccagccctgcagcccctcATCTTCAGcctgttcctgtccatgtacctggtcaccaTCCTGGgaaacctgctcatcatcctggccgtcagctctgacccccacctccacacccccatgtacttcttcctctccaacctgtccctCACTGACATCTGTATAagcaccaccaccatccccaagACGCTGGTGAACATCCAAACACACACTCAGAGCATCAGTTACTCAGGCTGCCTCTCCCAGGTctgctttgttttgatttttggtggTTTAGAAAGTTGCCTCCTTGcggtgatggcctatgaccgctatgtcgCCATTTGTCACCCACTGAGATACCCAACCATCATGAACCCCTGCCTCTGTGTCCTGCTGGTTCTATTGTGCCTACTGGTCACCACTATGAATGCCCTTCTGCACACTCTGACGGTGCTTCGACTATCCTTCTGCACAGACCTGGGGATCCcccacttcttctgtgaactCGTTCAGCTCATCAAGCTGGCTTGTTCTGACACCCTCATCAACAACCTCTTGATTTATTCAGTGACTAGCCTATTTGCTGGCATCCCTCTCTCCGGGATTATTTTCTCTTATACTCAAATTGTGTCCTCTGTTTTGAAAATGCCATCCATGGATGGAAGGTATAAAGCCTtttccacctgtgggtctcacctgtTAGTTGTGTCCTTATTCTATGGCACAGCTTTTGGAGTGTACATGAGTTCTGCAGTGACTGACTCTTCCATTAAGAACGTAGTGGCTTCAATGATGTACATGGTGGTCCCTCaaatgctgaaccccttcatctataGCTTGAGGAACAGGGAAATGAAGGGAGCCCTGAGACATCTCATCAGTGGGAGGCCTTCTCTGGGATTGTGTCATCTTCTTTGGGTTTGA